The following is a genomic window from Oncorhynchus masou masou isolate Uvic2021 chromosome 6, UVic_Omas_1.1, whole genome shotgun sequence.
CCAGAGCAGATTTCAGGGGCAGAGAGCATCAGTAGCGAAGCACTGGTCTAGTATGGTAGTCTGGAACACATGGGAATAAGACAGAACAGAATGCATTAGTCGTAGGTTCTGGGAAATGGATGATGCTCCTAGCACAGCAGTGATtcaggtgactgtgtgtgtgatcaTGGCATAATATGTGAGCTGTGTGGATGGAGATAAAGTTGCTTTGAAGTCACACACCTGATGTAACTCTATGCCTGACATTTAAGTTTAGAGGTACAGGAAATCCACTACCTCGAAAgttacaaacacacagacatccaCAGGCTCTGAGAAACATTTTGAACAGGAGCATGGGAAATATCAATGTGACTGGGCCTATGTTGTGCATTCATGTTACCAAAAGACAGTGTTCATTGAACTATATTGTTTTTGATGTAGTCTGGGTAGAAGAGCAGTGGCTTTGTGTGTGTCGCTGGGATCAGGAGATCAAGTCTGGCCTGGTAAGAGATTGCATGGCCCTACACAGGCAGGTTGACACAGGGCacatactttaaaaaatatatacatttcacctttatttaaccaggtaggccagttgagaacaagttcttattaacaactgcaacctggccaagataaagcaaagcagtgcaacaaaaaacaacaacacagagttacacataaacaaatgtacagtcaataacgcaATAGAACATGTATAGACAGTGttcaaatggagtaaggaggtaaggcaataaataggccatagtagcgaagtaactACCATTTGGCAaattaacactgaagtgatagatgtgcagatgatgatgtgcaagtagaaatactggtgtacaaaatagttttaaaaaagtaaattaaaacaatatggggatgaggtaggtagttggatgggctatttacagatgggctgtgtgcagctgcagcgatcggtaagctgttcATACTAATCAACAGGGTCAGTCCCCTGCAGCTGCATTGCTAAAACAAGCAAGCTCATTATCTCTCATTTCAAAAGGttagggaaggatggaggagaaaagagagagagggggagggtgtcctctcctccatGAATTATTCCTATTGATCaggtccctgtcctcctctcctcgaacagaaagagagagagtgggaggggagggagatggagagagagcatcctttttttaaataaatattctAATACAATATTATAAATGTTATAGATGTCCTTTTCCATAGCTTTTGGGTAGATGGTAGACACCTGTGCCAATCAACTGTGTTAAAACTAATAGGCAGTAACAACATAgatgggtttattatggatacttGTGAACACAAGGAATAATGTACAGTGTACAAAATGAAAACAGAACATATTCCTAAATAACAGAAAAATGTCACTTCCATTGTGGATTTGACATACAATTGTTGTTATTATCCTTGACAGTATTAAGTGGGACATTGCAATCATTAAAACAGAACAGGGTTGAACTAAGCCTATGCATGCAAACATTAAATAACTTTGAGCTACTGTTGCCTGGCTTTTGCAGTGGTAAACCTTGATATCAGTGGTTGTGTTGTTTTCACCAATGTGTCTTTGAAGATGTAATGGCCTACAAAACTTGGTCTATGATGATTTACTGTGAATACAAAACTATCCCCAAAAACAATCCCAATTCGTTGATGTAGTCGTCTTTTTTCTTCCAACAGGGAAAAGTAGTATCTGTTTGACTCCTGAGCAGAATGAATCACCTGGCCCACCACAGTGAAAGATGGGGTCTAGTCCTAATGGAACGCTCATGATGTCTCTTCTGAAACTCTCATTGTGAACTATGGAACACTCTGGTTCACCTCTGACCCCCAACCTCAGTGATACTACAGCCAATGACAGCCTGCGGTGGGGGCTGGGGTCGCCTTTCGCCTCGGCCCCTAGCAAACAGCTGGGCACCTTGCCCAACGCCCAGACACGCTTCAAGGACCTGTCAGGGATATTGTTCATGGTGACCTTGAACGTGGTGGCCCTTCTGGCTAACACAGccgtgctggtggtggtggtcaaGGCCCCGCACCTCAGGTACTTGGTacttttttattcattttttaccAGTTAATAACACAATTCAACCACAATGCATAATCAACACGGATAATCCAAAAAGCTTAACAATTTATTTCTGTTGTGGTCCTCATTTTGGCCAGCAGGCAGGTTAAACATACACCAGATTATAATCAAACAGATCCATGATAAGAACTATGATTGTCTAATGCACTGATTTTATATGCACAATTCTCTTGTTACTATTGCTTATACTCTTGAATTAGAGTTTAATTTATGAAATATTGTAGGTACTATATCTCATGTATTCTACTTGTTTCACCAGACATCAGTAAATTAAATGTGTTGTAGTGAAGGTATCATGTGTATATTGTTTCCTCTCTGGGGATTAATACAGTTAATTCCATTCAATTCAGGAAGTTTGTCTTTGTGTGCCACCTGTGTGCGGTGGACCTGCTATGTACCGTACTGCTCATGCCCCTGGGCATTGTGTCCAATTCGCCGTACTTCGCCAGTGTGGTGTTCACAGTACTGGAGTGCCAGGTATACGTCTTCCTCAACGTGTTCCTCATTGCAGGTACAGTACAAGGGACAGACAGAATTTAGGGATGCATCCAAAATGAAACCCTATTCtgtatatattgcactacttttgatcagagctttggtcaaaagtagtgctctaggCCTATACAGTggaaagggtgccattttggacacatggCCTTTAATCAATCAATGGGTTTACTGTTATGTTCTTATATTCATCTCTTTTTTATAGTctcttctgtttctttttatcacTTTCCATTGATTTTTGTACTGTGTGTAGCCATTTATAAAGTTTGATATGAATTACAGCCTCCATCTTCACCATCACGGCCATCAGCGTGGAGCGTTACTACTACATTGTCCACCCCATGCGCTATGAGGTAAAGATGACCCTGAAGCTGGCCACAGTCGTCATGGTCCTGGTCTGGGTGGCCTCAGGCCTGCTGGGGCTGGCCACTGTGTTCGGCTGGCCCAGCTACAGCAGCCTGAGCTCCATCAGTGCCGCCCACTGCTCCCTGCACTGGAGCCACAGCAGCCACCGCCGggccttctctgtcctcttcacAGTGGCCTGTTTCTGCCTGCCTGCTGTGGTCATCTTCGCTGTGTACAGTAATGTCTATAAAGTGGCCCGCATGGCGGCTAGACAGCATGGACCGTTACCATCCTGGACGGCCAGTCATCCTAAACACCGCTCTGACTCCATCAACAGCCAGACCACAATCATCACCACCCGCAGTGCCCCCAGTAGGCTGCACCACCACAGGCCCTTCGGTGGGTGCAAGGCCGCCCTCACCCTGGTGGTCATTGTGGGCCAGTTCCTGCTCTGCTGGCTGCCTTACTTCTCCTTCCACCTGCACCTGACTATCAACAACCAGCCCAAGATCCCCACCGACCTAGAGAAGGCCGTCACCTGGCTGGCGTACTCCTCCTTCACCGTCAACCCTTTCTTTTACGGGCTTCTGAACCGCCAGATCAGGGAGGAGCTGTGTAAGCTGCGGCGCTGCTACTCTGTCCGGCCCGTCGAGCTGGCCATATCCAGCAGCCACGAGGGCTCGGCCCACGAGAACTTCCTGCA
Proteins encoded in this region:
- the LOC135541041 gene encoding probable G-protein coupled receptor, with translation MEHSGSPLTPNLSDTTANDSLRWGLGSPFASAPSKQLGTLPNAQTRFKDLSGILFMVTLNVVALLANTAVLVVVVKAPHLRKFVFVCHLCAVDLLCTVLLMPLGIVSNSPYFASVVFTVLECQVYVFLNVFLIAASIFTITAISVERYYYIVHPMRYEVKMTLKLATVVMVLVWVASGLLGLATVFGWPSYSSLSSISAAHCSLHWSHSSHRRAFSVLFTVACFCLPAVVIFAVYSNVYKVARMAARQHGPLPSWTASHPKHRSDSINSQTTIITTRSAPSRLHHHRPFGGCKAALTLVVIVGQFLLCWLPYFSFHLHLTINNQPKIPTDLEKAVTWLAYSSFTVNPFFYGLLNRQIREELCKLRRCYSVRPVELAISSSHEGSAHENFLQFLQRTSCTVETRASFTCTSSPRNTLDQTGQQMAGFRIPGQIPEDFS